The following DNA comes from Capsicum annuum cultivar UCD-10X-F1 chromosome 7, UCD10Xv1.1, whole genome shotgun sequence.
GTTTTGGTGATCATCAAGCCGCATATGCTGAACACAACTCACGTGTCATACATCCAAATGCTCCATCGATGAGCGCACAATAATAAATGTTGTACGTTGCTGCCCATGCGGACGTTACAAGTCCAAAGCAAGTCCTTCTTGAAATGATATCCTACCATTGGAGGGAGCAGAGGTGATGAAGGTGCATCGAGTCTTGTGCACAGGCGCCGCCCACGTCTGCCATCATCACTCGATGTAGATTTGGCTCGGCCCCATGCGTGCAGTGCCCGAAGCTTACCCCTAGAGCAGTATTCGAAACTCCCTGCATGCACAAAAGCGCCTCATCCAAAATCAAATATCAACATCGCCGTCGTGGACAACTCCACCAATAGTCGACACGAGTGCACATTGAAGCACCATCGACGTGGTTTAGCGGGCACCAACAGCTCGCATGGACTAGACATGCATGCTGCTATGCTGCCTATACTGCACGTCGACATGCCCAGTGAGTGCCTATGCCAACTAGCGACAGTCGCCTCGAAGTGCCTTTAATATTTCTACCCccttatatatggttaaaatacCAAGTGTCAGTAGTAGACATGATTTTGCTAGAGAATCATACTAGACATGTACAGGTCAGAATTGCACGTTTTGATGTAAGACCGAGCTAATGCACTCACAAAAGAGTCATGACATTTGTAAATGataattcattaagaaaatatttttttcaaatattatttatgaaaattcaaaaaataaataaaaaataaaaaaaatattttaaaaatagaaaaatatttccaACATATGAGGTAACCTTAAATCAACAATTGAGTGCATATTTGTACATCAAACCGCTCGATGGAAATTGTACTTCAAGGTAGTTATCGCGACCCTTCTGCGCGTCGGCTTAGCCAACGACACGTGCCCTTGGGGGCCGAggatagaatatatatatatatatatatatatatatacatggagAAGAATAACATTTTTTGTAGATATGAAGAAGTCACAATCTATCTCAATTCAAGTTTAgtttaaatttcaattcaatagtAATTCTattgttaaattattatttttcaaaaaatacaatataaaaaagaatagcaTGACAAATCAACATAtcagaaagattgattttgaagaaaaacaATCAAGCATACACACAATTTTCCTAAACAATTACCTTACACTTCTTCTATTGTCTGGTTGTTGTTCTCAAAATTTATTGGTCGTTTAGAGATAGGATTCTGTGAAGATAACATTTTTATCTCATTATATAAGTCTAGCacaatcaaaaaaagaaaatcagtgtccaatatatatatgtgtgtgtgtgtgtgtactttCATGACAATCATTGATcccaaaaaaagaatttaaaataagttaattctTTAATCAAATAGCACAAATTATTAATCAATTATAAGCAAATAATCTCAGATCAAACTTTGAATAGTAAGCAAATTAAGCACGTATATTTATGTGCACATACGTCATCCATGAATGTTATATAGccaacaaaaaataatgaacaataattttaaaaaagagttTTAGAGAATAAAATAAGAAGTTTGTTTAAAAAGTTAGgctgcatttatttttttaagattcagaggTCTGAATCTTAATACataactgaatgattaagatgttgtctctagatcaaaaaaattgaatgattaagactgtttgtttttcaacatctgaatgtgtaaaaaaaattatttttatataataaaataaaaaatataattcaaataaaaactaattatatatcagaaaagtatgtaatttaattcttatttgattgaaaaaaaatatttacatttgttagtgatagtggcgatgatttataatggtggttgcaatgacaatgattgatgttagtgattagtaatatttgtagtgatagttgtgatggttggtattatagtgactgttatgatggtgacgGTTGATAATGGTAGTGGTGGTTGTGAtatgacgttgcttgatgttagtagttggaggtgttgattgtcaTGACTGAagaatgaatgcatgatggttgacaaTGTGTTGGAGCTtgttggagatgttgttagttgtgatggtggagatggtttttagtagatataaattatagcgatggtagtggttgatgtaatggtagaggtggcgttactagtgacaatggtggtggcaaCCAAAGAATAtatggaggttgtgatgtattagtggtatttagcggtggtgctagttgtaatagatgagttgGTCAATAGTAGGGATTGGccgatagtggttgatgatggtggtgctgtTGATGACATTagtggcggtgaatataattagaataatagaggtagtagatGTGGTGGCAGTTGACAATAatggttggtagcgatatttattgtcgatgatggttgtgatggtggaggtggttggtggtggttgacaatggtggcgGTGGCAAAGgttgttagtggtggtgactgatgattatgaatagagtggcggTGAATATTTTCTAACACCATaatacctcttcagacctattaagacttgattctagatctgaatgattaagatccattcgacctattaagagctaaaatcttaatagaaaacaaatgcacttaatggttgaagtctgaatcattcagattcagacctccattaagtgcaaataaATGAGCCCTTAGTTTATACCGGAAAGAGTTAATTAGAATTTGGCTTTATCTAGTTTAAAGTttgttttaattcaaatttaaaagaatctGTGACtttcaattaaaattaaaattttaaaatcatctAACTAATTTTCAGCTAGGTTTTTCTTTatctgaaaaataattttaaaaactaaattatatttaaaaataggCAAAATGGTTCGGTGGATCCTTGTAttatgtccgttttgtaatgtggacactcctacttacatgtttgtcatctggacccttgaacccactaaaaagcaatatttcaaaccctttgaccgttgatcAGGCTTATGTGGCATTAAAAGGGTTGACTAGGATGAGGCGCGTGCCTACGAGTAggggtcaatttttgatcaattttaaattaaaataatttttttaaaaaaatattaaaattaaaaataaaataaaaaagggttttttattcactttctcaacTAAAATGTTTCATTTTGTTCCCCTTTCACTCCAAACTTGTCCTTTGAACACTTCGCAGCAATGGCCGACAAGAAATCCTCCCGTAACCCTAACCTAATCAATGGAATCGGCAAATTCTCCAATTCCAAAATGTACCACAAAAAGGGCCTTTGGGCTATCAAGAAGAAAAACAGCGGCAAATTCCCCACCCACCCAAAATCCACCGCTGCCATTGCTCTTCACTCAATCATCGTCGTCAAACCACCAAAATTCTACCCAGCTGATGACATGGAAAAACCCCTCATCAACAAATACAAACCAAAACCCACAAAATTGAGAGCCAATATTACACCTGGTACTATTTTGATTATTCTAGCTGGGAGATTTAAGGGGAAAAGAGTTGTGTTCTTGAAACAACTTATGTGTTCTGGACTGTTACTTATTAGTGGGTCGTTTAAGGCTGATGGGGTTCCATTAAGGAGAGTTAATCAAGCTTATGTTATTGCTACTTCAATGAAAGTCAATGTTAGTGGAGTTAAGATTGACAAGATTCAACGAAAGTTTATGTTATCCCTtatctttgttgtggttgatattgtcgttgttgttcattgtccaaaaaaaaaaattgttgttgttccCTAAAAAGGGTCTTTcctggttgatattgttgttgctgttcattatcaaaaaaaaaaaattatatatcccTGAAGAggtctttgttgtggttgatattgttgttgttgttcattgtaaaaaacaaattgttgttttactttttaattttttttattcattttctcaatttaaattttttattttgtttaggattaattttgtaacttttacaatttgttaaagatatttaaataaaaattaaaaatttattatgtttgtgtatgtgaatttatagttaaaactttaaattaattggagagaaatttcaattatttggaataaatttgatgcctaattaaatttattatgtttgtgtattagaatttatagttaaaaatttaaattaaaaaattattgtgtttgtgtattagaatttctacaatttataaaaataatttatttaattatgtttgttaaagatattcaaatttaaaatttgaaaattcattatgtttgtatatatgaatttatagttaaaaatgtaaattagttggagaagaattttaattatttgcaatgcatttgatatttaatttgtgaacaaaattaaattaaatgacattttataatttaattatttggatatttaatttaaaatatgattatttaaatttttctataatttataaaaactttttatttaattaaattaattttaatatttaatttatcatgtagcattttaaaaaaaacttgGAATTTAAGGAAACACTTGAAAATGACGTGGCAGAGACGTGGCACATGTGGCAACTTATGTGGCAGCTGACATGGGAGAGTGTGTTGCACTCActaacaaaatatttaaaatgttgctttttagtgggttcaggggtccaaatgacaaacatgtaagcagaagtgtccaacttacaaaaccgacatagtacaggggtccatcgaaccattttaccttaaaaataaaCTTTGTTATTTTATAGCTTCAATTTAAAACTATATGAAatgtttcaaactaaataagtttTAGTAAATTTTACCTTTATACTTGTaaactattttagaaaaatttatcttttaaaataaattttatattcttataattGCAATTTTgaagtataaaaattaaaaagcatAGGAACTTATTTTAAAGACATCATCCCTCAAAATACCTACGTGTTATGGTTTATGTTCATTTTTGTTCTTTGAACTAAATAAACAATCAATATATACGTGAGCGATGATGGAAAATTACGCGTGGGTGAGGAATTTAAATTGGTTTAGATTTGTTAGTTTTTCTTTTGGTCTTGTTTCtaatattatctttttcttttatactcttttatcttataaaaaattaaaagtatgcTTATGATATGAATAAAACTTCACCCAAAAATgcatatcaaatttgatatggtCAAACGCaagttaaataatatttaatatttaaataaattatattcatgtatgctttataatatttaaatattaaaataaataagtttgaaatagtaaaagTCTGTTATAACTCTTCAACCATTAAATATGTTTTATaacattcaaattttaaaagagataagtttacGAGAGAGTAAAAATATATCTactattttaaattcaaactaaaattATGTACTGATAAACACTAAGAGTTgtaataaaattagaattttaaaattatagAGGTAGTTAtaatcaatataaatttaaaatcattatctGGTTAAAAATCTTTTTAGTTGCTAAAATTTAAGATTAGTTGGGTAAAAGAGTGCcttttaacaataataatatcgactaaaatctcttttttaaatataaacatttttttttaGTTGTGAAAGTTAGGATTAGTTGAAAAAAGATAATATTGGTAACACACGACTTCTTTTTAGGTCGGCAGGTTTTTTTGGGTTGaaaaatagtattaaataatttttagagtttatttaggactctttaaatATAGTTCCTAGGTTTAAGCTAATGaaaatctctttttcttcttatagcattattattattttaaaattaaaatatttaatattctttaattcaaaatttttactaCAACACTATTAAGTATTGTCCTTAAAACTGTCACGTGACTTTTAATATATTGTCACTTGACTTATTGTcttgcttttagttttgcttttatatatatatatatatatatatatatatatatatatatatatactagtattgGTACTTGCGGATGcgcagaatattttttaaaaaatattcattaaaaacatTTGTTTATTCACATTGAAATaatatattattcaatttttaacatactttaaattaattgtgaaaaaattaaaaataattactaatagtgaaattataattaatatttaataactaattacatttgtaattattttaaatattttgatatgaaaagaaataatattagtgttttatttaatcatatttcattaactaatttttaaaaataagaaaatataaaatgttAAATACTTGTTAATTTTGTTGTGGACTATTACCTTTATATTTTTGATCAATTAAGGAATGTAATTACATTCCTTTTCATTtcacatttcaatttttttgtctaTCAATTTAACTTCAATAGACTTagctcattttaaaaaaaattatctttcattttattttaaacaccaaaaaaaatttaattatgcaaattataaaactttcaaaatttaaatttcagcaTTCTCAATTCAAAAACTAAGCACTtacaattttactattttattttaaaattttaaattgttctatttcttataaaaaaaatttgtgttcgattttattattaatatctttaagtatttatttattaagttctctcaaaccactttcaaaatgaTCTACTCCACCAAATTCCACGCCCATCCCCCTgccctcccccctcccccaaacCCCCCTAcccacatattttaattttaaaatttttaatattttttgtgaaaaaagtCTTACGCACCTCACTCTTATCCTTAGTCGGCCCTCccaaacaaactaaaaaaaaatattttattttgtaagtaaattatTTTTCCTTACTCAGCCCCCTACCCCTACATGCCACCCCAACCCTCTAcacaatccaaaaatatttttttttattattagaagttaattttatcaaaaaaaaaaaaatcttgcttTTCCCTTatcttgattctgatttttttaaaactttaaaaaaatttaaaaaaaatttctaccCTAAATCCCAATCTGCCTCCATCCTCCACTCCACCACCCTACCCACTTAGCCCAACCCCCTACCTCAGCCCAACTATCACAATTTCTTATCCTCCCCCTCCATCACAATATTCATCACCCCGCTCATATTCATTTATATTATTTCGTATTAGATATACataaatacttttataaaatatcttttacTATATTGATAAAATATCAAGTGTCATTTTATTTTAGCGTATATGCTATTACTAATACCAAATAATCAcatcaaataatttaattattaagttCAAAATCAACTAATAGATACTAATTAGTATCTTCATTATCCTAAAGAAAGAAAATCCTAATTATAAAGTTCAAGCACGTTatgttttcaaataaattatgctTTTTATGTAGTCGAAAATAATTTGAGATACAAAGAATTAGTTCATCATTGAAATGAAACAAAATATATAAGTATTTGTTTCTTTTGGTTAAATACATAAGTGTACGCTGTTAAAAAtgatgataaatttataaaaaaaaaaattaagagtaaaCATTCAgtaatatattttcaataaaatctTTGATatagaattgatatatgaattTAGATAAGAAATTGTCATAAACTTTAACAAACATGaatgttggacagtaaaatttttgagatcgaaaaataaataattcgagacaagaaaatattgaaacaatcaatttattgatttcagtgtgtgagtgttacaatctctatgaatcctgtgattcgccttttcaaatataaattcaagggcttgaagcttgatcttgaatttgaacttgatttgaatgatttgagagaCTTAATcctgacttgtgcttgaattcatgggtttttgagcttgttcttgaatattgcggtcttaaTCTTAAGTTTTAATGAACTTGATCTGAATGCTTGAGATTTATAGAGAAATTACGGCATTTGAtgcacgagctttctcttgcttcttgttagagttctggggccccttttctgaattatgagacccctatttatacttGTGAAAAAtgagagtcatgatgaagatggactttctttgaccaatcagatttgagtAACGTGGCatcttttatgggctttgatttcatggacatgctgcatcattttgacatgtggcgtGGTCCTATTGGATCCTTCCCTTGACTTAGCAtaccacgtcatttgacacgtagcgcttatttgggcctctagaatatgataatattttgggCTTAGTAACATGGATTcattatttgtagcccaaattaacgGGCTACCCTAATAAAAATTGGATATTAATTAAGtccatatatgtttggaactaaataattaatttaattatattaatccataatatttatttgggactaatatattttgaatttaatatagcCACACTACCTCTATAAATACAAACTATTCGATTGTTTATGATTCATAATTATCTGCTGTAATTCACACCAGTTCTGTGATTGTTGGTTGTACCGTGACCAAAGCATTATTGGTGAGttgcttttttttcttattttgtttacttttattttgtcttttttcccttttttttggtagggttgaaacaaatatcaatatgcaacaatcggcttagggtgcgagagtttaacttcacctccgtaCACTTTAAGATCGatcaatttgacttcaagatggtggttttgcaacaatcggcttaggatgtgagagtttaacttcacctccatACACTCTAAGAccaaccaatttgacttcaagatggcggctttgcaacaatcggcttagggcgcgagagtttaacttcgcctccgtacactctaagaccggccaatttgacttcaagatgacGACTTAACAACAATCGACTtggggtgcgagagtttaactttgcctccataCACTCTAAGATCGACCAATTTGACCTCAAGATGGTGTCAACTTCCTTTTTCTTTGGGTTGGCGACTTCCTACGACTAAGCACGATCCATCCTTGTTGATAAAACAACTACAATTAAAGAGTTGGAgccatatttgaaagccaaagaGCATCTTGAGCTTGTATTGCGAGAGAGGGATGAGAAATCTGGAGAAGTTTCTGCCGCCTGCAAATCTCTTGAGAAGGAGAGAAAGAAGGTGAAAAAGTTAAAAGCTCGTCGAGATGCTGCCAAACAAGAAGCTGCAGAGATGAAATCCAAAGTATCAACTGCTGAAGAAGAGTTTTCCAAGTGTTCTGATGTCTCCCTTGCAATGGAAAAAGCCTCAAAGGTCGTGGAGAATAAGAAGCAATTCTTAGAGGCTGCTTTACAAGATTTAGTCAATTATAAGCTATACTTAGATTAGCCTTAGGAGATGTCTTCCTTCAAACCTTCTTGTTGCtttcttttaccctttttattgagTAGTCGGATCTAATAGTTATAAtggaaactcttttttttttattgcacacttattaaaatatttctttagaATCTCAACTCCAAGAATTGCTTTCTTATTTTG
Coding sequences within:
- the LOC107876637 gene encoding uncharacterized protein LOC107876637 — encoded protein: MADKKSSRNPNLINGIGKFSNSKMYHKKGLWAIKKKNSGKFPTHPKSTAAIALHSIIVVKPPKFYPADDMEKPLINKYKPKPTKLRANITPGTILIILAGRFKGKRVVFLKQLMCSGLLLISGSFKADGVPLRRVNQAYVIATSMKVNVSGVKIDKIQRKFMLSLIFVVHFKKNLEFKETLENDVAETWHMWQLMWQLTWEKLEPYLKAKEHLELVLRERDEKSGEVSAACKSLEKERKKVKKLKARRDAAKQEAAEMKSKVSTAEEEFSKCSDVSLAMEKASKVVENKKQFLEAALQDLVNYKLYLD